The stretch of DNA AAAACTGCCATCTTTGGCTTCCATTCTTGAAAGGAATTTTCCACCTGCTCTTAAATCATTCTCCGCAAATGGTGTGTGCCAATCGTCTGAAGCTGTGTTCCACTTTGTTATATGGGTTGGCTCTGTCCAATATTTCCATACCCTCTCTACTGGTGCTTGAACGGTTGTTTCTACTGTGATTTTTTTCGTTGTTTCCATTTCATTTGTCGCCTCTCTTCATACGAATATTTATTAAGCGATTTGTGCCAATGGTGTCTAAATTTATTGTAAATGATTTCGAAAAGATATGCTATTTCTTCACTGTTATATTTTACTGCCCTTGTCATCTATTTCCGAACGGGCACCCAATCGGGATAAGGAGGAATGCCTTTTATCTTTGTTTGGAAATAAAAAAAATTCCGTATAACAATAATGATATAACTGAATAAAATAATTTTTTATTGTAAAACAATAAATACTGTTTTATAATCAAATAGACTTTCAGTATAGAAAGGTTAGCCATTGTATTCCAACCCTCCCAAGACACACAGGGAAAATAAAGTAGAGATATTCAACACTGTGAAAAAAGAATTAAACGTCCAAATCTATCATTGAAGGAGAACAAATATGAGCAATGTACCTATCATCAGCTTGAGTAATGTGACCAAACGGATTGGCCGAACCACCGTTATCGACGATCTTTCATTTGACGTACCGCAAGGCGAAATTTTCGGATTTCTTGGTCCGAATGGGGCTGGAAAAACAACCACAATCCGTATGATCGTCGGACTGATGTCGATCACTAAAGGTCAGATACTGATTAAGGGGAAAAATATCAAAACCGAATTCGAGCAAGCGATCCGGCACGTCGGCGCCATTGTGGAAAGTCCAGAAATGTACAAGTATTTGAGTGGCTACCATAACCTCGTTCATTACGCTCGCATGGTGCCGGGGGTAACCAAGGAACGGATAGACGAAGTGGTTTCGCTGGTCAAGCTAGAAAACCGTATCCATGACAAAGTTAAGAAGTACTCACTCGGCATGCGTCAGCGTCTGGGAGTCGCCCAAGCACTGCTTCATCGGCCGTCCCTGCTCATTCTCGATGAACCGACGAACGGTCTTGACCCGGCAGGAATTCGCGAGTTGCGTGATTATTTGCGGCATTTGACCCGTACGGAAGGAATTACCGTTGTCGTCTCCAGCCATCTGTTGTCCGAGATGGAACTAATGTGCGACCGGGTCGCCATTCTCCAGCGGGGCAAACTGGTTGATGTGATGCCGATTCAGCATATTACCGGGGGGGACGAAGCCGGTCAAACGTACCAGATCCAAGCGCAGCCGGCGGAACAAGCGGTGGTGACCATGAAGCAGATGGATGGGGTCCAGGAAGTCAAACTGACTCAGGACGGATTCGTCGAGGTTACCGCCGAGCGGGAATGCATCCCGGACATTCTAGTAGGGCTGATGCAGAGCCACATTCGGATCTATGGCGTCCAGATGGTTAGCAAAACACTAGAAGAACGATTCTTAGAAATAACGGAGGGTGGACAAATTGGTTAATCTAGTACTCAATGAAAACATGAAGATTTACCGAAGGATGAGAACGTGGATCCTCGTCGGACTTATGGTCGCTTTTGTGCTTTTTGTCAACTTTATTGAATGGCATTCGGATGGGAAAAAGGCGCAAGATGAAGGCTGGCGGGCAAAACTGCAGCAGGACAATCAGCAATATAGCGAAATTCTGAAGCAGCCAGAGCTGGGTAAAGACGACCGAACGTTCTATGAGCAGCAGCTTGCCATCAACGAGTATCACCTAGAGCAGAATATTCACTCAACAGACGGCACGCTGTGGGATGGCGTGAACGGTTCGGCAAGCATGATGATCGTGATTACTATTTTCACCATCATCATTGCCGGAGACAGTCTGGCGGGCGAATTTTCGTCCGGCACAATCAAGCTGCTGCTCATCCGGCCAGCTAGCAGGGTCAAGATCCTTATCTCTAAGTATATCTCTTTTCTATTGTTCAGCATGCTGTTGTTACTCACTCTGTTTGTCGTATCCGTCGTGGTCAACGGAATCTTATATGGCTTTGGATACATGGATCTGCCTTTGGTCAGCGTGAATGCAGAAGGGGAAATCGTGGAAAAAAGCATGGTCCTCAACCTGTGGAAAACGTATATGCTTAACGGTGTATCCACGGTCATGTACGTAACCATGGCCTTTATGATTTCGTCCGCCTTCCGAAGCAGTGCGATGGCTATCGGGTTTTCCATCGGCACCTTGTTTGCGGGCAATATTGTTCTGGAGGCATTGCAGAGATTCGATTGGAGCAAGTACCTGTTGTTCGCTAACACCGATCTCACCCAGTACCTAAGCGGACGTCCTTTCCAAGAGGGAATGACCTTGTCCTTTTCCATTGGAGTGCTCGTTGTCTATTTCCTCGTGTTTAACTTGGTATCTTGGCTGCTTTTTACACGTAGAGACGTGGCGGCTTAATGTTTGGGTTGCAATGGGGGTTGCAATGGGGACGGTTCTGCTGGCTTTTTTCTCATCGGAGTCCTTGGTAAATAAGTTCCTCCGGTTCGATGAAAGTAGTGATATTTGAAGTATTCAACAGGATAAGTACCGCGAGAACCGTCCCCATGGTATGGATCTTTCTGGATTAATAATTGTCCTTCTTGTAGTATAAGTAATATGATTTACTGACAACTAAGATGTAGGAGGATAAGTTTTGTATAAATTAGTGGCAATAGATATTGATGGAACGCTGATGAATGATCGAAAAGAAATAACAAAAGAAGTGAATGACGCCATCCAAGCTGCCAAAGCTAAAGGAGTGAGGGTGGTAATCTGTACCGGAAGGCCAATTGTTGGTGTCCAATCGATTATTGAAGAATTGAAATTAAATGATGAAGATGACTTCGTGATTACCTTTAATGGGGCTCTTGTGCAAAATACTCACACTAAGGAAGTAGAATCTCAAATTACCTTAACCTATGAAAACTTAAAAGAACTATACGAATTAAGCCTAGAAATCCATTCACCGCTTCAATTCTTTGATACAGAAAATCTTTATACACCTAATAGAAAGATCAGCATATACACCGTTCATGAAGCCCATATCAATCAAGTTCCTATCAATTATCTTCCAATTGATGAAGTATCAAAGGACATGCTTATTCCAAAAGTAATGTTTATTGATGACCCGGAACGTTTGAATACAATCATTGCAAACATACCCGAATCATTCTGGGAAAAATATACGTTCGTGAAAAGTACGCCGTTCTTTTTAGAAATCCTTGACCAACGTGTGAGCAAAGGAAATGCAGTCAAACAACTTGCCGAAAAACTTGGGATTAAACGGGAAGAAGTCATCTGCATCGGGGACGGCGAAAATGATCTAAGTATGATTGAATATGCGGGCTGCGGAGTGGCAATGGACAATGCGGTATCTGTCGTGAAAGAAGTAGCTCAGTTCCATACATTATCCAATAATGATCATGGAGTAGCTTATGCGATTGAGAAGTTAATTTTGGGGTCATAACATTGGGTAACATTGGGGACGGTTCTGCTGGCTTTTTTCTCTTCGGGTTTCTTAGTAAATAAGAATTCTCATGTAAGGTAGCGATCAAAAAAATGTAGTCAGCAATGATTATTTGGGAAAAACCATAGGAACCGTCCCTACGGCATAAAATACGTTAGGAGGAATGCAGTGTGAAAATGGAACATGTGGGGATTATGGTCAATGACATGGACGAGTCTTTGGCGTTCTATCAAAATATCCTCGGTTTAGAGTTAAGAAATAGAGAATGGTTAAATGACACGATTGAGCTTGCCTTTTTATTTTTCCCAGAGCAGCCGAGTGTAGAGGTTGAACTTATCTACGGCGGTCCGGTTGAAAACGAAGGAATCGTGAATCACCTAGCCTTTAGAGTTGAAAACATTGAAGCTGAGCTTGCACGCTTTAAAGAAGCAGGCGTCAAATTAGTGGATGAAGAACCTCGAAGCATATTAAATGGTACAGTGAAAATCGCCTTTTTCCAAGGTCCGAATGGTGAGAAGCTAGAATTGGTAGAAAGATAAGGGTATATAGCAATAGGAGAACGAAAAAGAGGGGAAGTACCATTTGGTATTTCCCCTCTTTCTAGATATCGTTCCTGTCATACCCGACTTTTATCGATCATCACGGTCATCATCATCGTCAAATTCAACTCGCGTTACATCACCTGATTGGGCATCAACCCGAACGTCCGCTTCGCCACGATTAGACTGAATTTCAAATTTAAATTCTAGTCTGCCATGTTCCATTTCTTGTTCCACTTCTGTAATCGTCCCATTAACTTTGTTAAGAGCAATTTTTGCTGCCTCTTCAATTGACAACGTTGAACTATTTGTCGACGGAGTAGAAGGAATATTGCTATCATCATCTGTCTCTACTTTATAAAAAGTTTTCCCATGCTCGGTTTCCAACTCAATCTCCTGTCCTGCGGAAATTTGAGGTAGGCTTTGTGTCTCCACTATATTAAAAGTTTTTTTGTCATCAAGATGAATAGAATCGTCAGGCTGGGTCCCGCTTTTTGAAGCTCCCACAGCCGCTGCACCGCCAAACATTAGTAATACTGATAAACCGCCAATCATCATCTTCTTTTTCATTTTCATTTCCTCCTTGTTTCTGATTTTTTCTACACTTTCACTATATCCAGCCAAAATGAGAATAAAAGGATAGAATCATTAGAATTAAATGAGAGAGTTTTATCCGGTGCCTATTATTCCCTAGCCTTGCGAAGATTGATTGGTGGCAATCGATATTGATGGGTCGCTGATGAATGATTGTAAAGAAATAACAAAGGAAGTAAAGGATGCCATTCAAGCTCCTGAAGCAAACTTTCAGATCAATCAGAGTGTGCTGCAATAACGGCAGTTTGCTCAGTATAATTCGAAGCCAAACTAAGCATCATGGCAGTCTCCTGAAATATGGATATTATGTTCCGGCTAGTTTCTACTTTGTGATGAAATGGTGGTAAATTATTCCTTGTATATAGTAAAATATTACTACGCCTTATTTTTATAGAGTTTACTATTTTAACAGGAAAAGAGAGGCACCTGAACCTGAACTTTTTTGAAAGACGAATAAGTTATTTAGGAGGAATTCGTTTGAAAGAGGACTTTTTGAAGTTAATTTCAATTTTGCTTGGCCAGGAGCCTGGTGACCTTGTTGTGGATAATCAAGAGCAAATTCATAGCCTAGGGCATCGATTTAATGAAACTTTACATATTAGCAAACAAGAGGAAAAACTCCATACTGAACTCACGTTTGAAGGAAAAAGTTACTTAATTCCGCCGGTCCCGTTTGCAAGTACCAATGAGCAAAACCAGATGTTATCATTCGCGTTTTTAGGACTAAATCCAAAGTTGTTTTTAGATAACGATAACACGATTCGTGAAAAGGAAAACGCTGGTGAGTCGTGGGCTCAATATGCTACTGCTTATACAACCATTAATCGAAAAAATCGAGATATTGGCAAATTTTATAGAAACCTAACCATGCTCATGCAATCTTTGAAAAGCAAAAAATTGGTGAGGTATTCAGAGTTTATGGAAGACTGTAAAGATTTAGAGGAAAAACTAAGAAAGTACAACGACAGTGTAGAGAAGGATCCCCTGCTTGTCGGGGAGTTTATCCCTTTACACTCGTCAAAATTTGGTGCTTATGATGCTAGGACGGTTCAAAAACTCTTTGATGAAGTTCCACAATATAAGCCTTATCTAACAGAATTGTTTACGATTATTTTTAATAAACTTGGATTTGATGGCTGGTTGATTACGAATGGAATGGCCGCCAGTGCAGCGTTAGAAATGTTCATCGAGAACAACTGGGTAGAAGGCAATTTTACTAAAATCTTAGATAAAAGAGGCGACGCCTATACTTGCTATAGTTGGGAGCATGCTGGTGTCTATCGGAAAGTTTTATTGCTGCATGAATTCTTACACAGAGCAAATGGGAAACTCAATCATCCAGATGATATTGAGGAAATGGTGGTAAATGTAGTAACGGCTTTTGATCAGATGGATAACCTTTCAAACATTAAGAAGACCCTGGATGAACAAGTAAATCTTCATGAAAATTTGGAAGAAACGAAAGAAGTAGAGGTAGAACAACAACTAATGGATAACCGATATGTAGGTTTTGGCGACTACGCTGACATTGCTGAGAAAATTGACCAATTCATTTTAGAGGGAATGCAGGCCGATTATCCAATATATAGATTATTGAACATAGCAGATGGAGAGTCATACAGTGAAAAACCTGAAAGGAAAATGGGGGGATTTGCGAAAATAGGGTATGCTGGTAAAACCCCATATCTATTATTGCGTTTTGGTTCAAAAGGGGAAGGGTTACACATCGGTCTAGTCAAGCAATCCGAAATTGATAGAAAGCTAGGTCAGCAAAAGGAACGCACCTTAGGGCATATGTATGACTACCCAAACGAAGCATTCGTCTACTTGAAATACATTGTAGAAAATAACAACGAACAAACATGGGACTTTATCAAACAAAACATCATTATTGCCTATGAGGTCTATTACGGTAAATCTGATCCAACAGATAAAAAACAAATATTTCGCTAATAAGGGGAGCGCGTAATCTGAGTCTCTTTTTCCATAAATGTAGATTGTAGTTTTATAGATATAATTATGAAGTAAGCAAGGAGGTGTCCAGAAAGTAGGTGAAAACCAACTGACTGGAGCCTTTTTTGTTCATCCTCTAATTCCTGTACAATTTAACGTGCTATAGATGAAGGAATTCAGTACATTTTCCTTGTTACCATTACAATTTTAAATTCTTCATTCTGTCGCCTTTATCAAGTTTCTTAATAATGCTCTTAGTAATTACTTATCGACAAAATTTTTTATTGAAAACAAAATTCACTTTTCAAAAGGGTTTAAGGCACTTTTAATCAAACGTCTAGATGGTATTCTAACTAATAGAAGTTTGTAAGGTTGTTTATGATACTAGTTTCTATTGTCAGTTTTGAAGAGTAATCTAAAAATCACCACAATACTTTCGACAAGTTTCTTTCGAAAAATCAAGCAAAAACTCATATAAAAAAGGGGTTCACCCACTATTTAATCAAGCGTTTGATTAGTAGAATTACAGTTAACTAATCGTTTAATTAGAATTGGATTGCGTGTTGTTAATGCTGCGTTTGCTCCACTTTGCTTGGAAGAAAATTGTCGAGATGATGATTTAGTGTTAACTGTTTATTTAATGATTTATAGGAAGGGGGTTCTCACACCTTGGTGTAAGAGTGAGCCAGTAGAATAAGGATATATATATAATGAATATAAACTTATAAAAGGTGTAACGAATAGATGGGGGAGTAATTTGTCAGTTCTATATCAAGGGAATATCACTTTAAATATCCTGCAACAAAGTTTACTATTGAATGAATCTATAAAGGAGGACTGATGAGGGAGATGAATAAACGAGATCTCGTTCAATATTTTATTGTAAATCATGACTTAAAAATGTCGACGGGTAAAACAGCAGCACAAGTGGCGCATGCTGCAACTTTAAGTACTATTAACCTGATGTCCTCACAATCTCCTTTTCTGGATAGGCATGATGATTTTGTGGAATGGGTACAGAATGGAATGAAGAAAATTATTTTAAAAGGTAA from Neobacillus sp. CF12 encodes:
- a CDS encoding ATP-binding cassette domain-containing protein: MSNVPIISLSNVTKRIGRTTVIDDLSFDVPQGEIFGFLGPNGAGKTTTIRMIVGLMSITKGQILIKGKNIKTEFEQAIRHVGAIVESPEMYKYLSGYHNLVHYARMVPGVTKERIDEVVSLVKLENRIHDKVKKYSLGMRQRLGVAQALLHRPSLLILDEPTNGLDPAGIRELRDYLRHLTRTEGITVVVSSHLLSEMELMCDRVAILQRGKLVDVMPIQHITGGDEAGQTYQIQAQPAEQAVVTMKQMDGVQEVKLTQDGFVEVTAERECIPDILVGLMQSHIRIYGVQMVSKTLEERFLEITEGGQIG
- a CDS encoding ABC transporter permease produces the protein MVNLVLNENMKIYRRMRTWILVGLMVAFVLFVNFIEWHSDGKKAQDEGWRAKLQQDNQQYSEILKQPELGKDDRTFYEQQLAINEYHLEQNIHSTDGTLWDGVNGSASMMIVITIFTIIIAGDSLAGEFSSGTIKLLLIRPASRVKILISKYISFLLFSMLLLLTLFVVSVVVNGILYGFGYMDLPLVSVNAEGEIVEKSMVLNLWKTYMLNGVSTVMYVTMAFMISSAFRSSAMAIGFSIGTLFAGNIVLEALQRFDWSKYLLFANTDLTQYLSGRPFQEGMTLSFSIGVLVVYFLVFNLVSWLLFTRRDVAA
- the yidA gene encoding sugar-phosphatase, which translates into the protein MYKLVAIDIDGTLMNDRKEITKEVNDAIQAAKAKGVRVVICTGRPIVGVQSIIEELKLNDEDDFVITFNGALVQNTHTKEVESQITLTYENLKELYELSLEIHSPLQFFDTENLYTPNRKISIYTVHEAHINQVPINYLPIDEVSKDMLIPKVMFIDDPERLNTIIANIPESFWEKYTFVKSTPFFLEILDQRVSKGNAVKQLAEKLGIKREEVICIGDGENDLSMIEYAGCGVAMDNAVSVVKEVAQFHTLSNNDHGVAYAIEKLILGS
- a CDS encoding VOC family protein, with the translated sequence MEHVGIMVNDMDESLAFYQNILGLELRNREWLNDTIELAFLFFPEQPSVEVELIYGGPVENEGIVNHLAFRVENIEAELARFKEAGVKLVDEEPRSILNGTVKIAFFQGPNGEKLELVER
- a CDS encoding PepSY domain-containing protein yields the protein MKKKMMIGGLSVLLMFGGAAAVGASKSGTQPDDSIHLDDKKTFNIVETQSLPQISAGQEIELETEHGKTFYKVETDDDSNIPSTPSTNSSTLSIEEAAKIALNKVNGTITEVEQEMEHGRLEFKFEIQSNRGEADVRVDAQSGDVTRVEFDDDDDRDDR
- a CDS encoding aminoacyl-tRNA hydrolase, which translates into the protein MREMNKRDLVQYFIVNHDLKMSTGKTAAQVAHAATLSTINLMSSQSPFLDRHDDFVEWVQNGMKKIILKGKQAELEKLEKRGFFSISDSGLTEIKSGSLTVIALPPMEKSEAKEIVGHLTLLKN